One Peribacillus simplex NBRC 15720 = DSM 1321 genomic region harbors:
- a CDS encoding KGG domain-containing protein, with protein sequence MSSEEAGRKGGETTAKNHDKEFYQEIGQKGGEATSENHDKEFYQEIGQKGGEATSKNHDKEFYQEIGQKGGEATSENHDKEFYKENGQKGGEATSDSHGKEFYQEIGEKGGVARANQRDGDGSSDGSGNGKMSREEAGRKGGEKSRR encoded by the coding sequence ATGAGCAGTGAAGAAGCAGGCCGTAAAGGTGGAGAAACAACAGCGAAAAATCATGATAAGGAATTCTATCAAGAGATTGGCCAAAAAGGCGGAGAAGCAACATCCGAAAATCATGATAAGGAATTCTATCAAGAGATTGGTCAAAAAGGCGGAGAAGCAACATCCAAAAATCATGATAAGGAATTCTATCAAGAGATTGGTCAAAAAGGCGGAGAAGCAACATCCGAAAATCATGATAAGGAATTCTATAAAGAGAATGGCCAAAAAGGCGGAGAAGCGACATCCGACAGTCATGGCAAGGAATTCTATCAGGAAATCGGCGAAAAAGGCGGAGTGGCACGGGCCAATCAACGAGATGGCGACGGCAGCTCTGACGGTTCCGGTAATGGAAAAATGAGCAGGGAAGAAGCAGGACGTAAGGGTGGAGAAAAAAGCCGCCGTTAA
- a CDS encoding YvrJ family protein — MDQILPFVSDIGFPIIVTLYLLHRIETKLDTLNETLVELPDRLREGIPKSG, encoded by the coding sequence GTGGATCAAATCCTGCCATTTGTCAGTGATATTGGGTTCCCGATCATTGTTACCCTTTATTTGCTTCATAGGATTGAAACGAAATTGGATACTTTGAATGAAACCCTTGTGGAGCTGCCAGATCGCCTGCGAGAAGGGATTCCCAAGTCAGGTTAA
- a CDS encoding LysR family transcriptional regulator encodes MNSYYAFIKTIETGSFTKAAEELGYTQSAISQMVHSLEEELSTTLILRSRKGITLTPDGEEFLPYIRKICNSHRELTEKHKEMEGLQSGLIRIGTFSSVTCHWLPGLIKDFKELYPTVHFELQQGNYTEISNWIKEGSVDFGFVNSNVTDLTTIPLQEDEMLAVMPVDHPLASSTKVSLKELLKDPYILLDEGVINEPLIIFKQYNFEPDTQYRVYDPYAIMSMIEQELGISILPKLLLNKCPYNIVTKAISPSITRTITLAYKDKRVLPIASRYFIDFIIERYRNEA; translated from the coding sequence TTGAATTCGTATTATGCTTTTATCAAAACTATAGAAACAGGCAGTTTTACAAAAGCTGCTGAAGAACTTGGCTATACTCAGTCCGCCATTAGCCAAATGGTGCATTCATTAGAGGAAGAACTTTCTACCACTCTTATTTTACGCTCTCGAAAGGGTATTACACTGACACCAGATGGCGAGGAATTTTTGCCATATATCAGGAAGATTTGTAATTCACATAGGGAACTGACTGAAAAGCATAAAGAGATGGAAGGACTGCAAAGTGGACTTATTCGAATTGGCACATTTTCCAGTGTTACATGTCATTGGCTACCGGGATTGATCAAAGATTTTAAGGAACTTTACCCAACTGTTCATTTCGAATTACAACAAGGAAATTATACGGAAATCTCAAACTGGATTAAAGAAGGCAGCGTAGACTTTGGCTTTGTGAATTCAAATGTTACGGATTTAACTACGATTCCCTTGCAAGAAGATGAAATGCTGGCTGTAATGCCAGTTGATCATCCTTTAGCATCATCCACAAAAGTCTCATTGAAAGAATTGCTAAAAGATCCTTATATCCTGTTGGATGAGGGAGTTATAAATGAACCATTAATAATTTTTAAACAGTACAATTTTGAACCTGATACACAATACCGTGTATATGACCCTTATGCGATTATGTCCATGATTGAACAAGAGCTTGGCATTTCGATTTTACCGAAACTGCTCTTAAATAAATGTCCCTATAATATTGTAACGAAGGCTATCTCTCCTTCTATTACTCGAACAATTACTTTGGCATACAAGGATAAAAGAGTATTGCCAATAGCAAGTAGGTATTTTATTGACTTTATTATTGAAAGGTATAGAAATGAAGCTTAG
- a CDS encoding DUF2798 domain-containing protein, whose product MNINVKYRNIIYAFLMAFSMSFFISFILVSINRGYDHIFLSTWLKTWSQAFICAFFGAYFFPRVIQQIMRRINFVEKPLIIEKDFLMREEDNG is encoded by the coding sequence ATGAATATTAACGTTAAATACAGAAATATTATTTATGCATTTTTAATGGCTTTTAGTATGTCCTTTTTTATTTCATTTATATTAGTCTCAATAAATAGGGGTTATGATCATATATTCTTATCTACATGGTTAAAAACTTGGTCACAGGCTTTTATCTGTGCTTTCTTTGGAGCTTACTTTTTTCCGAGAGTAATACAACAAATAATGAGAAGAATTAATTTTGTAGAAAAACCGCTAATAATTGAGAAAGATTTTTTAATGAGAGAAGAAGACAATGGCTAA
- a CDS encoding DUF1659 domain-containing protein codes for MANQIPVSSTLRIDFETGLNEKGALVFKRRTFSNIKVEATADQLFSTAVAITSVQNHPMGEVTRVDTYSLIG; via the coding sequence ATGGCAAACCAGATTCCAGTATCAAGTACGTTGCGGATCGATTTTGAGACGGGGTTAAATGAAAAAGGGGCTCTCGTTTTCAAGCGGAGGACATTTTCGAACATCAAGGTCGAGGCGACGGCGGATCAGTTGTTTTCGACAGCTGTTGCAATCACAAGTGTTCAGAATCATCCAATGGGTGAAGTGACCCGAGTGGATACGTATTCATTGATTGGCTAA
- a CDS encoding DUF3238 domain-containing protein, whose product MKKLIAHYSFPGLKVGGITFTARHSLLALGLAGIAYLISNKRKHQAVFKTASLMCKIERKEDAIKLIWPDEGGFYRVFRGKELIYSGPEPRMADRGLTPGTIYTYSIDSLNEKEQSVNRMKIQTSTTAENKKEDNILLDLVFTTIVAKGQASLEWEPIKGIKEYRVYRNGVDIGKVGGCSFSDRSISEDQEYTYTIKAKRPLPRSEQESYAVKSLVASIVGAVKKGSSQAQAAIEEITNTKKIGPVKQLLQSVENDVDGKKKRNWQLRYSTFLPEEWLKNPNLASKVPYFKGDNRGFDPESPRYRTRVDVYIHEKESEAEIEFSKAVGKSEAYNHDGDFLEEGVAPDEDIVVKRVLSNHEKTTIQLTHSVGNPIIISPAVDYKVIGTFYRNGEINIAGYHDQAPHHEVYLKEADEQNWEPLHLAENKGLEMMAHPTANHLWRYSTFTQ is encoded by the coding sequence ATGAAGAAGTTGATTGCCCATTATTCATTTCCCGGTTTAAAAGTAGGCGGAATTACATTCACTGCACGGCATTCATTGCTTGCTCTTGGTCTTGCGGGCATCGCTTATCTCATTTCGAATAAGAGGAAGCATCAAGCGGTATTCAAAACGGCTTCATTGATGTGTAAGATCGAACGGAAAGAAGATGCCATTAAGCTTATTTGGCCTGATGAAGGTGGTTTCTATCGGGTATTTAGGGGGAAAGAGCTGATTTACAGCGGACCAGAGCCAAGGATGGCAGATCGGGGACTGACTCCAGGAACCATCTATACGTACTCGATAGATAGCTTGAATGAAAAGGAACAGTCAGTGAACAGGATGAAAATACAGACATCAACGACGGCCGAGAATAAAAAAGAGGATAATATCCTTTTGGATTTGGTATTCACCACGATTGTCGCAAAAGGCCAAGCCAGCCTGGAATGGGAGCCCATCAAAGGAATAAAAGAGTATCGGGTTTACCGAAACGGCGTGGATATTGGGAAAGTGGGTGGATGTTCCTTCAGTGATCGGAGTATTAGTGAGGATCAGGAATACACATATACCATTAAAGCAAAGCGGCCCCTTCCGCGTTCAGAGCAGGAGTCCTATGCCGTGAAATCCCTTGTAGCGAGTATTGTCGGAGCCGTAAAAAAAGGATCATCCCAAGCACAGGCAGCGATCGAGGAAATAACGAATACGAAAAAGATAGGACCTGTAAAACAGCTTTTGCAGTCAGTTGAAAACGATGTGGATGGTAAAAAGAAAAGAAATTGGCAGCTGCGCTATTCCACCTTTTTACCGGAAGAGTGGCTTAAAAACCCCAATCTTGCCTCAAAGGTTCCTTATTTTAAAGGAGACAACCGCGGGTTTGATCCTGAATCACCCCGATACAGAACTAGGGTCGATGTGTACATTCACGAAAAGGAAAGTGAAGCCGAGATTGAATTTTCCAAAGCAGTCGGAAAAAGTGAGGCCTACAACCATGATGGGGATTTTCTCGAAGAAGGAGTGGCCCCGGATGAAGACATTGTAGTGAAGCGCGTATTATCCAATCATGAGAAAACAACGATTCAGCTGACACACTCTGTAGGCAACCCAATCATCATTTCTCCTGCCGTGGATTATAAAGTGATCGGGACCTTTTACCGAAATGGCGAAATCAATATAGCCGGCTATCATGATCAGGCACCGCATCACGAAGTCTATCTAAAGGAGGCAGATGAACAAAACTGGGAACCCCTGCACCTAGCGGAAAACAAAGGGCTTGAAATGATGGCGCATCCAACGGCCAACCATTTATGGAGATACTCCACATTTACACAATGA
- a CDS encoding thiol-disulfide oxidoreductase DCC family protein, which translates to MNSVILFDGECNFCDSSVQFIIKRDPQGLFHYASLQSEAGQELLKKYDVPADIDSMVLIERDKAYYKSSAALRICRRLQGAWKLLYGFIIVPSFIRNIVYDFIARNRYKWFGKKEESCMLPSPSVRKRFL; encoded by the coding sequence ATGAATTCGGTCATTTTATTTGATGGTGAATGCAACTTTTGCGATTCGAGTGTCCAGTTCATTATAAAGCGGGATCCTCAGGGGCTTTTTCATTACGCTTCGCTTCAAAGTGAGGCGGGACAAGAGTTGCTGAAGAAGTATGATGTTCCTGCAGATATAGATAGCATGGTCCTGATCGAAAGGGATAAGGCCTACTATAAATCGTCTGCAGCCTTGAGGATTTGCCGCCGCTTACAGGGGGCATGGAAATTGCTTTACGGCTTCATCATCGTTCCAAGCTTCATCCGGAACATCGTTTATGATTTCATTGCCAGGAACCGTTACAAATGGTTCGGAAAGAAAGAAGAAAGCTGTATGCTGCCGTCGCCAAGTGTTCGAAAGCGATTTTTGTAA
- a CDS encoding acyltransferase family protein: MKRDPYFDNAKAVLIVLVVLGHTLARMVEENEWILTIYLFVFSFHMPAFILVSGYFSRKIKSKKDLWVLIKKILIPYVIFQVIYTFYYQKLFDEPIEFTILTPRWALWFLISLFFWNLLLFVFSSRKYGIVFSIIVSLIIGYIGEVNEWLSLSRTFFFFPFFLVGHFLEKNHFEWVKKKSNALIGWGVLGLIFTGIYFYGEITWREWFYGRLGYKELMEGSISLGFIYKLIVYLIMGAATYCFFCIVPKKHTFFTEIGSITLVIYLFHMFILEYVYNSFIYDWIKESGQYYVLLVIPVTIIFILSRKPIVKVECVLIGMKMKT; the protein is encoded by the coding sequence ATGAAACGTGATCCTTATTTTGATAATGCGAAAGCTGTGTTAATCGTACTAGTAGTTTTAGGACACACATTAGCTAGAATGGTAGAAGAAAACGAATGGATTTTAACTATTTATTTGTTTGTTTTTTCATTCCATATGCCAGCTTTTATTTTAGTATCCGGCTATTTTTCAAGAAAGATAAAAAGTAAAAAGGACCTCTGGGTGCTAATAAAGAAAATATTAATTCCCTATGTAATATTCCAGGTGATTTATACCTTCTATTATCAGAAGTTATTTGATGAACCAATTGAATTCACAATTTTGACTCCAAGATGGGCCTTATGGTTCTTAATAAGCTTATTCTTTTGGAATTTATTATTGTTTGTATTTTCCTCTCGAAAATATGGAATCGTTTTTTCAATAATTGTATCTCTAATAATTGGTTACATTGGTGAAGTAAATGAATGGTTAAGTTTGTCGAGAACGTTCTTTTTCTTTCCTTTCTTTTTAGTTGGACATTTTTTAGAAAAAAATCATTTTGAATGGGTTAAAAAGAAAAGTAATGCCCTAATAGGCTGGGGTGTACTAGGGTTAATTTTTACCGGTATTTATTTCTATGGTGAAATTACTTGGAGGGAGTGGTTTTATGGTCGTTTAGGCTATAAGGAATTAATGGAAGGTTCCATTTCCCTCGGTTTTATATATAAGTTGATCGTTTATTTAATTATGGGAGCAGCAACTTATTGTTTTTTTTGTATCGTTCCTAAAAAGCATACATTTTTTACTGAGATAGGATCCATTACATTAGTAATTTATCTTTTTCATATGTTTATTCTGGAATATGTTTATAACTCATTTATTTATGATTGGATCAAAGAAAGTGGCCAATATTATGTTTTATTAGTCATACCTGTAACCATTATATTTATATTATCAAGAAAACCGATTGTAAAAGTGGAATGTGTATTAATAGGTATGAAAATGAAAACATAA
- a CDS encoding DUF2922 domain-containing protein — protein sequence MAKVLELIFVTEEGKSATISVDNPKEPVEVNTVKLAMEKMIAGNVFVTSSGDFVDLKAARLVERNVEEVELI from the coding sequence TTGGCTAAAGTACTGGAATTGATTTTCGTTACCGAGGAAGGAAAGTCAGCGACGATTTCCGTTGATAATCCGAAGGAGCCGGTCGAAGTAAATACGGTTAAACTGGCAATGGAAAAAATGATTGCGGGGAACGTGTTCGTTACATCTTCAGGGGATTTCGTCGATTTGAAGGCGGCGCGCCTTGTCGAGCGAAATGTCGAGGAAGTGGAACTTATCTAA